The following proteins come from a genomic window of Perognathus longimembris pacificus isolate PPM17 chromosome 12, ASM2315922v1, whole genome shotgun sequence:
- the Ca2 gene encoding carbonic anhydrase 2: protein MSHHWGYGKHNGPDHWHQEFPIAKGERQSPVDIDTKTAKYDPGLKPLSVSYEQAASRKILNNGHSFNVEFDDNQDKALLKGGPLDGSYRLVQFHFHWGSSDGQGSEHTVDKVRYAAELHLVHWNTKYGDFGKAVQHPDGLAVLGVFLKVGSATAGLQKILDALDSIKTKGKSTDFTNFDPRGLLPGSLDYWTYPGSLTTPPLLECVTWIVLKEPITVSSEQMLQFRKLNFNGEGEPEELMVDNWRPAQPLKNRQVKASFK from the exons ATGTCCCATCACTGGGGGTACGGCAAGCACAATG ggcctgaccactggcACCAGGAATTCCCCATTGCCAAGGGAGAGCGCCAGTCCCCAGTGGACATTGACACCAAAACAGCCAAGTATGACCCAGGCCTGAAGCCCCTCAGCGTCAGCTATGAGCAAGCTGCTTCCCGGAAGATCCTCAACAATGGCCACTCCTTCAATGTGGAGTTTGATGACAACCAAGACAAGGCCT TGCTGAAAGGAGGTCCCCTGGATGGCTCTTATCGGCTGGTTCAGTTTCACTTTCACTGGGGCTCCTCTGACGGCCAAGGCTCTGAGCACACTGTGGATAAAGTGAGATATGCTGCCGAG CTTCACTTGGTTCACTGGAACACCAAATATGGAGACTTTGGAAAAGCTGTGCAGCACCCTGATGGCCTGGCTGTTCTGGGTGTGTTTTTGAAG gTCGGCAGTGCTACAGCAGGGCTTCAGAAAATTCTCGATGCATTGGATTCAATTAAAACCAAG GGCAAGAGCACTGACTTCACTAACTTTGATCCCCGGGGGCTCCTTCCTGGAAGCTTGGACTACTGGACCTACCCAGGCTCTCTGACCACCCCTCCTCTTCTGGAATGTGTGACCTGGATTGTGCTCAAGGAACCCATCACTGTCAGCAGTGAGCAG ATGTTGCAATTCCGCAAACTTAACTTCAATGGAGAGGGTGAACCTGAAGAACTGATGGTGGACAATTGGCGCCCAGCTCAGCCACTGAAGAACAGACAAGTCAAAGCTTCCTTTAAATGA